One stretch of Leadbetterella byssophila DSM 17132 DNA includes these proteins:
- a CDS encoding isochorismatase family protein has product MSTTARMSANLGYETFVVSDATATFDRKGVDGEIIQAEVLHKVALASLNEEFATILKAEQIINYEKTSV; this is encoded by the coding sequence GTGTCTACAACCGCTAGAATGTCAGCAAATTTAGGATATGAAACCTTTGTGGTTTCTGACGCAACTGCTACTTTTGATAGAAAGGGAGTAGATGGCGAAATTATTCAGGCTGAAGTCCTACATAAAGTGGCTTTGGCGAGTTTGAACGAGGAATTTGCTACTATCCTAAAAGCAGAGCAGATTATAAATTATGAAAAAACATCAGTATAA
- a CDS encoding OsmC family protein — translation MKKHQYKSQVVWEGNTGEGTKNYTSYGRDYTISHAHKPPILGSSDPHFRGNPERINPEELLLSSVSSCHMLWYLHLCSANGVIVLSYSDDATGVMVENADGSGYFSEITLHPKVLVKDLKMIAKALELHHEANKLCFIANSLNFKVLHVPTVEVLNDGM, via the coding sequence ATGAAAAAACATCAGTATAAATCCCAGGTGGTCTGGGAAGGTAATACAGGAGAGGGTACAAAGAATTATACTTCTTATGGGCGTGATTATACCATTAGTCACGCTCATAAACCTCCCATTTTAGGTTCTTCTGATCCCCATTTCAGAGGAAATCCTGAAAGAATTAATCCGGAAGAGTTATTATTGTCTTCCGTTTCTTCTTGCCATATGTTATGGTATTTGCATTTGTGTTCTGCAAATGGTGTCATCGTTTTATCTTATTCTGATGATGCTACAGGTGTCATGGTGGAAAACGCTGATGGATCCGGTTATTTTAGTGAAATTACCTTGCATCCTAAGGTACTTGTTAAAGACTTGAAAATGATAGCCAAAGCTTTAGAGCTGCATCACGAAGCCAATAAGTTGTGTTTTATTGCCAATTCACTCAATTTTAAAGTTCTACATGTACCAACTGTTGAGGTTCTAAATGATGGAATGTAA